From Cecembia calidifontis, one genomic window encodes:
- a CDS encoding AAA family ATPase: MELNKREVKIDPSTDLNQLAEAIQNTPNTAPQEPEEPKPIDNKSQVKEWLKMAKIDPNEKIERPPVCLSIIDGDHEGIIGTLGNFSLIIGKAKSKKTFSLSLFLSALVANQTVFGKFKGSLPENKTKVVFFDTEQSRYHVQKFYHRVCRLLGIETPVNFEAYCLRQFTPIERLEIIDFYINSDPDIGFVAIDGIRDLVNSINDEDEATKTASHLLKWTETKSIHIVTVLHQNKRDENARGHLGTELVNKAETVLSVSIDPQDRKISVVEPEFCRDREPEIFAFTVDENGLPVLVDGWEKVEATTKKAVSPDAISDDYHKEKLKGIFKDLGDQVKGGELKDCIKTVFDFGETKAIQFRTYYKRKNWIILNGHQNSPKAFYTINI, from the coding sequence ATGGAACTGAATAAAAGGGAGGTGAAAATAGACCCCTCCACAGATTTGAACCAACTTGCAGAGGCAATCCAAAACACCCCAAATACAGCACCACAGGAACCCGAAGAACCCAAACCGATAGACAATAAGTCCCAGGTCAAAGAATGGCTTAAAATGGCTAAAATTGATCCAAACGAGAAGATAGAAAGACCGCCTGTCTGCCTGTCCATCATTGATGGGGATCATGAGGGGATAATAGGAACCTTGGGGAATTTTTCTTTGATAATCGGAAAAGCTAAGTCAAAAAAGACATTCAGTCTTTCTTTGTTCCTGTCTGCCTTAGTAGCAAATCAAACAGTATTTGGAAAGTTCAAAGGCAGTCTGCCTGAGAATAAAACAAAGGTGGTTTTCTTTGATACGGAGCAATCAAGATACCACGTCCAAAAGTTTTATCACAGAGTTTGCAGACTTCTTGGGATTGAAACCCCTGTCAACTTTGAAGCATACTGCCTGAGACAATTTACACCCATAGAAAGACTGGAAATCATTGACTTTTATATCAATTCAGATCCTGACATAGGTTTTGTGGCCATTGATGGAATCAGGGATTTGGTCAACTCAATCAATGATGAAGACGAAGCCACAAAGACTGCATCCCATTTATTGAAGTGGACAGAAACCAAGTCCATCCATATTGTCACAGTCCTGCATCAGAATAAAAGGGATGAAAACGCCCGGGGACATTTGGGGACTGAATTAGTCAATAAAGCAGAAACCGTTTTGTCCGTTTCAATAGATCCACAGGACAGAAAAATATCAGTGGTGGAACCTGAATTTTGCAGGGACAGGGAACCCGAAATTTTTGCATTCACAGTGGATGAAAATGGACTGCCTGTCTTGGTGGATGGATGGGAGAAAGTGGAGGCCACCACGAAAAAAGCAGTGTCCCCGGATGCCATATCAGATGACTATCACAAAGAAAAGTTAAAAGGGATATTCAAAGACCTTGGGGATCAGGTTAAAGGTGGTGAATTAAAAGACTGTATAAAAACAGTTTTTGATTTTGGGGAGACAAAAGCCATTCAATTCAGGACTTATTATAAGAGAAAAAACTGGATAATTCTGAATGGTCACCAAAACAGTCCAAAAGCATTCTACACCATAAATATTTGA
- a CDS encoding helix-turn-helix transcriptional regulator, with translation MDNLILTTYTPEQLTGIINNAVTEAVKNIKIQASTPPSEKLLTRKETADKLKISLVTLNDWTKRGLIQSYLIGGRVLYKDSEIEASLYKTQTVKY, from the coding sequence ATGGACAATCTAATTTTAACTACCTACACCCCTGAGCAACTTACAGGGATCATTAACAATGCAGTGACTGAGGCAGTCAAAAATATCAAAATTCAAGCCTCCACCCCACCAAGTGAAAAACTGTTAACCCGAAAAGAAACAGCAGACAAACTTAAAATCAGTCTTGTCACCCTGAATGACTGGACTAAAAGGGGACTAATACAGTCTTATCTTATTGGTGGACGTGTCCTGTATAAGGACAGCGAAATAGAAGCATCACTGTATAAAACCCAAACTGTAAAATACTGA
- a CDS encoding site-specific integrase translates to MANFNYYLREKSKDGDTPVLLFISYHGHRLKYSTGKSIHPKFWNEDSQLARLVKEFPNAKKFNDRLKFIKGEAEKTLMGMEADLNRIPSTIELKTKLDEVLKEIPEAEKEDPDRMPTFMELFDRYIQEAKEGTRLTASGKRFDKRSIQKYNTVYDTLEKFGKSYHLTFDTIDKNFYTKFVTYLNKEISKTVNGKKVIIKPSYTVNTIGKYIQVIKTFLAYATENGYNRNMAFQKFKAHNTPGFSIYLNEDEINQIMELDLRSTPHLERVRDLFIVGCWTGLRFSDFTAIRPENIKDEYLEIKTFKTGEKVIIPIHSMVRKIMAKYDGVYPNSLPPAISNQKMNAYLKDIAKQVDCLKTPVEVERIKGGLKAITRQEKWELVTTHTARRSFATNVYKSGFPAISLMKITGHRTEKAFLLYIKVTPEENAKQLLDHWRKTALKVG, encoded by the coding sequence ATGGCAAACTTTAATTACTACCTTAGGGAGAAATCCAAAGATGGGGACACCCCTGTTTTATTGTTTATCAGTTATCATGGCCACCGCCTGAAATACTCCACCGGGAAAAGCATCCATCCCAAGTTTTGGAATGAAGACAGCCAACTTGCAAGACTTGTCAAGGAATTCCCCAACGCTAAAAAATTCAATGACAGATTGAAATTCATCAAAGGTGAAGCAGAAAAAACTTTGATGGGAATGGAGGCAGATTTAAACCGCATCCCCTCCACCATTGAATTAAAAACCAAACTGGATGAAGTTTTAAAAGAAATCCCTGAGGCAGAAAAAGAAGATCCTGACAGGATGCCAACTTTCATGGAACTGTTTGACAGATATATCCAAGAGGCCAAAGAGGGAACCCGCCTGACAGCATCAGGAAAAAGATTTGATAAAAGATCTATCCAAAAATACAATACTGTTTATGACACCTTGGAAAAGTTCGGGAAATCCTATCACCTGACATTTGACACCATTGACAAAAACTTTTATACCAAGTTTGTCACCTACTTGAATAAAGAAATTTCCAAGACTGTCAATGGTAAAAAGGTAATTATCAAACCAAGTTACACAGTCAACACCATAGGAAAGTATATCCAAGTTATTAAGACTTTTTTAGCCTATGCCACAGAGAATGGATATAACAGAAATATGGCTTTTCAGAAATTCAAAGCACACAATACACCCGGATTTTCCATTTATCTGAATGAGGATGAAATTAATCAGATCATGGAACTGGATTTAAGATCCACCCCGCATTTGGAACGTGTCCGGGACTTGTTTATAGTAGGATGTTGGACTGGATTAAGGTTTTCAGATTTTACAGCCATCAGACCTGAGAATATCAAAGATGAATATTTGGAAATAAAAACATTCAAGACAGGGGAAAAAGTCATTATCCCCATTCATTCCATGGTTAGGAAAATCATGGCCAAATATGATGGGGTATATCCAAACAGTCTGCCCCCTGCCATATCCAACCAAAAAATGAATGCCTATCTGAAAGACATTGCAAAACAGGTGGACTGCCTTAAAACCCCGGTGGAGGTGGAACGCATCAAAGGAGGCCTGAAAGCCATCACAAGACAGGAAAAATGGGAACTTGTCACCACACACACCGCCCGCAGATCCTTTGCCACCAACGTTTATAAAAGTGGATTCCCTGCCATCAGTTTGATGAAGATCACAGGCCACAGGACAGAAAAAGCCTTTTTGCTATACATCAAAGTCACCCCTGAGGAAAACGCAAAGCAGTTATTGGATCACTGGAGAAAAACAGCCTTAAAAGTTGGATAA
- a CDS encoding MarR family winged helix-turn-helix transcriptional regulator, which translates to MKREETVDYHIKSAWHAISRMYNQKAAQHDFTTAIGFVLININSKEGTPATKIAPLMGLEARSLTRMLKTMEEKGLIYRKPDPIDKRSVRIFLTPPGKRKKEISVQTIKEFNLMVREQVTEEELEVFFRVFQKINTVIENLQSETIHPNTYNDELYGL; encoded by the coding sequence ATGAAACGCGAAGAAACAGTCGATTACCATATCAAGAGTGCCTGGCATGCCATATCGCGTATGTACAACCAAAAGGCTGCGCAGCATGATTTTACCACTGCCATCGGTTTCGTGCTGATCAATATCAACTCTAAGGAGGGAACTCCTGCGACCAAAATAGCTCCGCTGATGGGGCTTGAAGCGCGCAGCCTTACAAGGATGTTGAAGACCATGGAAGAGAAGGGTTTGATATACCGTAAACCCGATCCCATAGATAAGCGCTCCGTAAGGATTTTCCTTACCCCCCCAGGAAAGCGGAAAAAGGAAATATCTGTGCAGACCATCAAAGAATTCAATCTTATGGTGAGAGAACAGGTGACAGAAGAGGAATTGGAGGTGTTTTTCCGAGTATTCCAGAAAATCAACACCGTGATAGAAAATTTGCAATCCGAAACAATACATCCAAATACGTACAACGATGAGTTGTACGGACTTTAA
- a CDS encoding 3-hydroxyacyl-CoA dehydrogenase/enoyl-CoA hydratase family protein: MKRSIKKVAVLGSGVMGSRIACHFANIGVQVLLLDIAPSELNEEEMKKGLSLTDKTVKNRIVNTALQNTLKAKPASLYDASSVSRITVGNFDDDLPKIKDYDWVIEVVVERLDIKKSLFDKVEQYRKPGTLITSNTSGIPMHLMCDGRSEDFQLHFAGTHFFNPPRYLRLLEIIPGPKTKPEIVDFLMDYGDRFLGKETVLCKDTPAFIANRIGVYAIISGMHAIEKMGMGVSEVDKLTGTVIGRAKSATFRTMDVVGLDTTVNVANNLYKTLTHDESRDKFQLPNIVKVLYDNKWWGDKTGQGYFKMIRHKDGSKELKELDLKTFEYKDAEKPKFKALEASKEIDDLKQRIKFLVNFDDRAGEFYRTSFYDLFKYVSHRIPEISDELYRIDQAVSAGFGWELGPFETWDVLGVKETVEKMEAAGEKAAAWVHEMLAAGHGSFYKVEGGQRKYYDIPSKSYQAIPGTEEFIILDTLKAANKKVWGNAGTTLYDIGDDVLGLEFHTKMNSIGQEVIEGINTAISMAEKSYKGLVIGNEGANFSAGANLAMLFMFAGDQEFDEINLMIATFQNTMMRARYSSIPVVVAPHNMALGGGCELSLHADAVQAHAELYMGLVEFGVGLIPAGGGTKEMTLRFSNEIKAGDVELNRLQEYFMNIATAKVSTSAAEARGLGYLQPKDSITLNRKRLLADAKAKVLSLYDAGYTQPLQQTNIKVLGKSSLALFEAGITGMLYGNYISEHDAKIARKLAWVMSGGDFSSPTEVSEQYLLDLEREAFLSLTGEKKTLERIHSILFKGKPLRN; this comes from the coding sequence ATGAAAAGATCCATTAAAAAAGTAGCCGTATTAGGTTCGGGGGTCATGGGTTCAAGAATCGCCTGCCATTTTGCCAATATCGGCGTGCAGGTCCTGCTCTTGGATATCGCACCGTCCGAACTCAATGAGGAGGAAATGAAGAAGGGCTTAAGTCTGACGGATAAGACGGTCAAAAACCGAATCGTCAACACTGCCCTGCAAAACACGCTGAAGGCAAAGCCGGCATCCCTCTATGATGCTTCTTCCGTTTCCAGAATTACTGTTGGAAATTTTGATGATGATCTGCCCAAAATCAAAGATTATGATTGGGTGATCGAAGTGGTAGTAGAGCGATTGGACATCAAAAAATCCCTTTTTGATAAAGTGGAGCAGTACCGCAAGCCAGGTACGCTGATCACTTCAAATACCTCAGGTATTCCTATGCACCTCATGTGCGATGGAAGATCTGAAGATTTTCAATTGCATTTTGCAGGCACCCACTTTTTCAACCCGCCAAGATACCTCCGATTATTGGAAATCATCCCTGGTCCCAAAACCAAACCCGAAATTGTGGATTTTTTGATGGATTATGGGGATAGATTCTTGGGTAAAGAAACAGTATTGTGTAAAGATACCCCCGCATTTATAGCCAACCGCATTGGTGTTTATGCGATTATTTCCGGTATGCATGCCATTGAAAAAATGGGTATGGGCGTCTCTGAAGTAGATAAATTGACAGGTACGGTAATTGGTCGGGCCAAATCCGCTACTTTCCGAACCATGGATGTGGTGGGTCTGGATACCACCGTAAATGTGGCCAATAACCTTTACAAGACCCTTACCCATGACGAATCCAGAGATAAATTCCAGTTGCCAAACATCGTGAAAGTGCTCTATGACAATAAATGGTGGGGCGACAAAACCGGACAAGGTTACTTCAAGATGATCCGTCACAAGGATGGCAGCAAAGAACTGAAGGAACTAGATCTGAAAACGTTTGAATATAAGGATGCTGAAAAGCCAAAATTCAAGGCTTTGGAAGCTTCTAAAGAAATTGATGACCTCAAGCAGCGCATCAAGTTTCTGGTGAATTTTGATGACAGGGCCGGTGAATTCTACAGGACATCTTTTTATGACCTGTTCAAATATGTGTCCCACAGGATTCCGGAAATATCAGATGAACTTTACAGAATTGACCAGGCAGTTTCTGCGGGTTTCGGATGGGAATTGGGTCCTTTCGAAACTTGGGATGTCCTGGGCGTAAAGGAAACGGTGGAGAAAATGGAAGCTGCGGGAGAAAAAGCCGCCGCATGGGTACATGAGATGCTGGCTGCGGGCCATGGGAGTTTTTACAAAGTTGAAGGCGGTCAGAGAAAATATTATGACATTCCAAGTAAATCCTATCAGGCTATCCCTGGTACGGAGGAATTCATCATCCTGGATACGCTGAAGGCAGCCAATAAAAAAGTATGGGGCAATGCAGGTACGACCCTCTATGACATAGGGGATGATGTACTAGGTCTGGAATTCCATACGAAGATGAACTCCATCGGTCAGGAGGTGATCGAAGGCATCAATACTGCAATCAGTATGGCGGAAAAATCCTACAAAGGACTGGTAATTGGTAATGAGGGAGCCAATTTCTCCGCAGGCGCCAACCTCGCCATGCTGTTTATGTTTGCGGGAGATCAGGAATTTGATGAAATCAACCTGATGATTGCTACTTTCCAAAATACCATGATGCGCGCAAGGTATTCTTCCATTCCTGTGGTAGTAGCTCCGCACAATATGGCCCTGGGCGGTGGCTGCGAACTTTCCCTACATGCCGATGCGGTACAGGCCCATGCCGAACTGTATATGGGTCTGGTGGAATTTGGCGTAGGTTTGATCCCTGCCGGAGGAGGTACCAAAGAGATGACCCTCAGATTCTCCAATGAAATCAAAGCCGGTGACGTGGAGCTGAACAGGTTACAGGAGTATTTTATGAATATCGCTACTGCCAAAGTATCCACTTCCGCTGCCGAAGCAAGAGGCTTAGGTTACTTGCAGCCAAAGGACTCCATTACCCTGAACCGCAAGCGCCTTTTGGCCGATGCTAAGGCAAAGGTCTTGTCCCTTTATGATGCAGGATACACGCAGCCTTTGCAGCAGACCAATATCAAAGTTTTGGGCAAATCATCATTGGCCTTGTTCGAAGCAGGTATCACGGGCATGTTGTACGGCAATTATATTTCCGAGCATGATGCCAAGATTGCCAGAAAACTGGCCTGGGTGATGTCCGGGGGTGATTTTTCTTCCCCTACAGAAGTCAGCGAACAATACTTGCTTGATCTGGAGCGCGAAGCCTTCCTGAGCTTAACCGGCGAGAAGAAGACTTTGGAGAGGATACATAGTATTCTGTTTAAGGGAAAACCGTTGAGAAATTAG
- a CDS encoding four helix bundle protein produces the protein MKLRHNFKNLNVWNKAVDLAVKIYETPALFPSEEKFGMTSQMRRSSVSIPFNIAEGTARNTSKAFTNCLDISLGESFELETQTIIARRVGLLNQHDFESINQDLDEIQKMIIGLKTNVESNPY, from the coding sequence ATGAAGCTGAGACATAATTTTAAAAACCTTAATGTTTGGAATAAGGCAGTTGATTTGGCTGTAAAAATTTATGAAACCCCAGCTTTATTTCCTTCAGAAGAAAAGTTTGGTATGACTTCCCAAATGAGAAGGTCCAGTGTTTCTATTCCTTTCAATATCGCTGAGGGAACTGCTCGAAATACTTCAAAGGCTTTTACAAATTGTCTCGATATCAGTCTCGGAGAAAGCTTTGAACTCGAAACGCAAACAATTATCGCAAGAAGGGTGGGATTATTGAACCAACATGATTTTGAGTCTATCAATCAGGATCTCGATGAAATCCAAAAAATGATCATCGGTCTCAAAACAAACGTGGAATCGAATCCCTACTAG
- a CDS encoding thiolase family protein yields the protein MEAYIINGYRSAVGKAKKGGFRFYRPDDLAADVIKHLVANTPGLEAKMVDDLIVGNAIPEAEQGMQMGRMISLLALGIENPGFIINRYCGSGLEAIALAVGKIKAGMADCIIAGGTESMSLLPMMGYKTALNWKIASQTPDYYLSMGLTAEELAKDYGITREQSDEFSVRSHDRALAAIAAGKFKDEIVPVEVEETYLDEKGKRKTRKFVVDTDEGPRAGTSLEGLAALKPAFKMNGQVTAGNSSQTSDGAAFVVVMSERLVKQLNLEPIARMMSYSVAGVEPRIMGIGPKEAVPKALKQAGLTLDKIDLIELNEAFAAQALAVIKSLDMDIDKVNVNGGAVALGHPLGCTGAKLSVQLFNELRRQNKKYGMVTACVGGGQGVAGIFELLR from the coding sequence ATGGAAGCATACATCATAAACGGATATAGATCAGCGGTAGGGAAGGCCAAAAAAGGTGGTTTTAGGTTCTACCGTCCGGATGACCTAGCAGCAGATGTGATCAAGCATCTGGTGGCCAACACCCCTGGCCTGGAGGCCAAAATGGTAGACGACCTCATCGTCGGTAATGCCATCCCCGAAGCCGAACAGGGCATGCAAATGGGAAGGATGATTTCACTCCTTGCCTTGGGCATTGAAAACCCGGGATTCATCATCAACCGCTATTGTGGTTCTGGTCTGGAAGCCATTGCCCTAGCGGTAGGTAAAATCAAGGCCGGAATGGCCGATTGCATCATCGCCGGTGGTACAGAGTCCATGTCCCTCTTGCCTATGATGGGCTACAAGACGGCACTCAACTGGAAAATTGCCTCCCAAACGCCAGACTACTACCTGAGCATGGGTTTGACCGCCGAGGAACTGGCCAAAGATTACGGCATCACCCGTGAGCAGTCAGATGAATTTTCAGTCAGGTCCCATGACAGGGCTTTGGCTGCGATCGCTGCGGGAAAGTTCAAGGATGAAATCGTACCGGTAGAAGTGGAAGAAACCTACCTGGATGAAAAAGGAAAAAGAAAAACCAGAAAGTTTGTCGTGGATACCGATGAAGGTCCTAGGGCAGGAACTTCTCTGGAAGGTTTGGCTGCATTGAAACCAGCCTTTAAGATGAATGGTCAGGTAACTGCAGGTAACTCTTCACAGACTTCAGATGGAGCAGCCTTTGTGGTGGTGATGTCCGAAAGGCTGGTGAAGCAGCTCAATTTGGAGCCTATTGCCCGCATGATGTCTTATTCTGTAGCTGGTGTGGAACCTCGCATCATGGGTATTGGTCCTAAGGAAGCTGTTCCAAAAGCATTGAAGCAGGCAGGATTGACCTTGGACAAGATCGATCTGATCGAACTCAATGAGGCATTTGCGGCACAGGCTTTGGCAGTGATCAAGTCACTCGATATGGATATCGACAAAGTTAACGTCAACGGCGGTGCAGTAGCTCTTGGCCATCCACTGGGATGTACAGGAGCCAAACTCTCCGTGCAGCTTTTCAACGAACTCCGCAGACAGAACAAGAAGTACGGCATGGTGACCGCTTGCGTCGGAGGAGGACAGGGAGTTGCTGGGATTTTTGAGTTATTAAGGTAG
- a CDS encoding acyl-CoA dehydrogenase family protein: MNTATKKSINGGEFLIRETEAQDIFIFEEFNEEQKMMAQACQDFIDTEITPKVEEIDSMKHPELVPSIFKKAGELGLLGISVPEEYGGMGMSFNTSMLIADIIGAAGSFSTTYGAHTGIGTLPILYYGTEEQKSKYLPKLATGEWAACYCLTEPDAGSDANSGKTKAVLSADGKHYVINGQKMWISNAGFADLFIVFAKIDNDKNLTAFIVEKTFGGITMNEEEKKMGIKGSSTRQVFFNDCKVPVENMLSERGNGFKIAVNILNIGRIKLGAGVLGGCRSVASLAIKYSSERKQFGVSINTFGAIKQKLAEMAVRTYACEALCYRAGQDIEDRMAALAAEGMPDAEAKLKALEQFAIEAAIAKVHGSEVLDYVVDQGVQVYGGMGYSADAPMERAYRDARISRIYEGTNEINRMLMVGMLLKRAMKGEINLFEPAMAVANELTSVPSFETIDTSELFAAEKEVIKKLKKVFLMVGGKAAMALADKIESEQEVMMNLADVMIEIYAAESAILRTEKLVSMRGAEACGPQIAMAQVYLFEAVEKIQTAAKEAIAAFAKGDEQKVMLMGLKRFTKADLVNTKELRRQIADYMIEKGKYPFS, from the coding sequence ATGAACACTGCAACAAAAAAATCAATCAACGGGGGTGAATTCCTGATCAGGGAAACAGAAGCCCAGGACATCTTCATTTTTGAAGAATTCAATGAAGAGCAGAAAATGATGGCTCAGGCCTGTCAGGATTTTATCGATACGGAAATCACGCCGAAAGTCGAGGAAATTGACAGCATGAAGCATCCTGAGTTGGTGCCTTCCATTTTTAAGAAGGCCGGTGAATTGGGACTCTTGGGTATTTCCGTACCTGAGGAGTACGGGGGTATGGGCATGAGCTTCAATACTTCTATGTTGATCGCTGACATCATCGGAGCGGCCGGATCATTTTCCACCACTTATGGTGCACATACAGGAATCGGTACCCTGCCTATTCTCTACTATGGAACGGAGGAGCAGAAATCCAAATATTTGCCAAAATTGGCTACAGGAGAGTGGGCAGCCTGTTACTGCTTGACCGAGCCGGATGCGGGGTCCGATGCCAACAGCGGCAAGACCAAAGCGGTATTGTCAGCAGATGGCAAGCACTATGTGATCAATGGACAGAAGATGTGGATTTCCAATGCGGGATTTGCGGACCTATTTATTGTCTTTGCCAAAATTGATAATGACAAAAATCTCACCGCCTTCATTGTAGAAAAGACATTCGGAGGCATCACCATGAACGAGGAAGAGAAAAAGATGGGCATCAAAGGTTCATCCACCCGTCAGGTTTTCTTCAATGACTGCAAGGTGCCGGTTGAGAACATGCTTTCCGAAAGGGGCAACGGTTTCAAGATTGCCGTAAACATACTGAACATAGGCCGTATCAAACTGGGTGCTGGTGTATTGGGTGGCTGTAGGTCTGTGGCTTCCCTTGCCATCAAGTATTCTTCAGAAAGAAAACAGTTTGGCGTATCCATCAACACCTTTGGGGCCATCAAGCAGAAGTTGGCAGAGATGGCTGTCAGGACTTATGCCTGTGAGGCCTTGTGCTATAGGGCAGGTCAGGACATTGAAGATAGGATGGCTGCATTGGCGGCTGAGGGAATGCCGGATGCCGAGGCCAAATTGAAAGCCTTGGAGCAGTTTGCCATTGAAGCGGCGATTGCCAAGGTGCATGGTTCAGAGGTATTGGATTATGTGGTAGATCAGGGTGTACAGGTTTATGGAGGTATGGGCTACTCTGCTGATGCCCCCATGGAGCGAGCTTACAGAGATGCCAGGATTTCCCGAATTTATGAAGGCACCAATGAGATCAATAGGATGTTGATGGTGGGCATGTTGTTGAAGCGTGCGATGAAAGGTGAAATCAATTTGTTTGAGCCGGCGATGGCTGTAGCCAATGAACTGACTTCCGTGCCAAGCTTTGAGACCATTGATACTTCCGAGTTGTTTGCCGCTGAAAAGGAGGTCATCAAAAAACTGAAGAAAGTTTTTCTGATGGTTGGAGGAAAGGCTGCCATGGCTTTGGCCGATAAGATCGAGTCCGAGCAGGAAGTGATGATGAACCTGGCAGATGTAATGATCGAAATTTATGCAGCGGAGTCTGCCATCCTGAGAACTGAAAAACTGGTATCCATGAGGGGTGCAGAAGCTTGCGGACCACAGATTGCTATGGCCCAGGTATATTTATTTGAGGCTGTTGAAAAAATCCAGACAGCAGCCAAGGAAGCAATAGCTGCTTTTGCCAAGGGAGATGAGCAGAAGGTAATGCTGATGGGTCTGAAGCGCTTCACGAAGGCAGACTTGGTGAATACCAAAGAGCTGAGAAGACAGATTGCGGACTATATGATTGAGAAAGGGAAGTATCCGTTTTCCTGA
- the xerA gene encoding site-specific tyrosine recombinase/integron integrase, whose translation MKKLVLKNDWMGKEPIIRIEFPYDFELKEYVKQFPGCSWDTKKKVWWVTYEDSMLSALLQYFKGKAWLDYSELKKVEIPKKFATLPELDVFLKEEISKFEDWMRNKRYSESTIKNYKGGLALFFRFTGNKSPDIITNEDLESFHKNYIIRRKFSASFQSLIINAVKLYFSNRLKKNLDPKGIERPKNPRILPHVLSKEEVKRILEVHQNVKHRAMLSLIYACGLRRSELLNIKIRDIDTNRGMLLIREGKGKKDRMVPLSGRILELLREYYKYEKPKEYLFEGETIGSKYSEGSLQKVLKTALQKAGIGKPVTLHWLRHSYATHLLESGTDLRYIQELLGHKSSKTTEIYTHVSQKSLGRIKSPFDDL comes from the coding sequence ATGAAGAAGCTGGTTTTGAAAAATGACTGGATGGGGAAGGAGCCTATTATTAGGATTGAATTTCCCTATGATTTTGAGTTGAAGGAATATGTCAAGCAATTCCCGGGCTGTAGCTGGGATACCAAGAAGAAAGTGTGGTGGGTAACATACGAAGATAGTATGTTGTCAGCATTGCTTCAGTATTTCAAAGGGAAAGCCTGGTTGGATTACAGTGAGTTGAAGAAGGTGGAGATACCCAAAAAATTTGCTACTCTCCCTGAATTGGATGTTTTTTTGAAAGAAGAAATCAGCAAGTTTGAGGATTGGATGCGAAATAAGCGGTATTCAGAATCTACGATAAAAAACTATAAAGGTGGTTTGGCTTTATTTTTTAGATTCACAGGAAACAAGAGCCCGGATATTATTACTAATGAGGATTTGGAAAGCTTTCATAAAAATTATATAATTAGGAGGAAATTCTCCGCTTCATTTCAGTCGCTGATTATTAATGCTGTGAAGCTTTATTTTTCAAACAGGTTAAAAAAGAACTTAGATCCTAAGGGAATTGAGCGACCAAAAAATCCAAGGATTTTGCCTCATGTTTTGAGTAAAGAAGAAGTGAAGCGGATATTGGAAGTCCATCAGAATGTGAAACACCGGGCAATGTTATCGTTAATCTATGCCTGCGGTCTTCGGAGGTCTGAACTGTTAAATATCAAGATAAGGGATATTGATACCAATAGGGGTATGTTGCTTATAAGGGAGGGAAAAGGAAAAAAAGACAGGATGGTACCTTTAAGTGGAAGGATTTTGGAACTTTTGAGGGAGTATTACAAATATGAAAAGCCGAAGGAGTATTTATTTGAGGGGGAAACCATAGGTTCAAAATACAGTGAAGGAAGTTTGCAGAAAGTGTTAAAGACTGCCTTGCAGAAAGCTGGGATCGGTAAACCAGTTACACTTCATTGGTTAAGACACAGTTATGCGACGCATCTACTGGAAAGTGGCACAGATTTGAGATATATTCAGGAGTTGTTGGGACACAAGTCCAGTAAGACCACCGAGATCTATACACATGTCAGTCAAAAGAGTCTTGGGAGGATCAAAAGTCCTTTTGACGATTTATAA